A genome region from Nocardioides cynanchi includes the following:
- a CDS encoding lysophospholipid acyltransferase family protein, producing MELVYPAATRAARVLFRALGLRIDLDGADLVPRSGPVILAANHVSFLDFTLVGLAAAPRHVRFLARSDAFDHWAAGPFLRAMRHVPVDRAAPAGAYLTSRRLLAAGEAVGIFPEAGISQAYDVREVMPGAVALAVETGAPLVPVAIWGPQRVASARRPVDLHRGRPVSISVGSPLTLAQGTDVVSATVDLGARLQAMLDRLQSLPRHRPAPGESPPWHPARLGGSAPTRSEAAPRESSPRSAIRWWERVG from the coding sequence GTGGAGCTGGTCTACCCGGCCGCGACCCGGGCGGCGCGTGTGCTGTTCCGGGCCCTGGGCCTGCGGATCGACCTGGACGGCGCCGACCTGGTGCCGCGGTCGGGGCCGGTGATCCTGGCCGCCAACCACGTCAGCTTCCTGGACTTCACCCTGGTGGGACTGGCCGCAGCGCCCCGACACGTGCGCTTCCTGGCTCGCTCCGACGCGTTCGACCACTGGGCGGCCGGGCCGTTCCTGCGGGCGATGCGGCACGTGCCCGTCGACCGCGCAGCCCCTGCCGGGGCGTACCTCACCTCCCGGCGCCTCCTCGCCGCGGGCGAGGCTGTCGGGATCTTCCCGGAGGCCGGGATCAGCCAGGCGTACGACGTCCGCGAGGTGATGCCGGGCGCCGTCGCACTGGCCGTCGAGACCGGCGCGCCACTGGTGCCGGTGGCGATCTGGGGCCCCCAGCGGGTCGCCAGCGCCCGTCGCCCGGTCGACCTGCACCGGGGCCGTCCGGTGTCGATCTCGGTCGGGTCGCCGCTGACCCTGGCGCAGGGCACCGACGTGGTGTCGGCGACGGTGGACCTGGGCGCCCGGCTCCAGGCGATGCTGGACCGACTCCAGTCCCTGCCCCGTCATCGACCCGCGCCGGGCGAGAGCCCGCCCTGGCACCCTGCCCGTCTCGGCGGCTCGGCCCCGACCCGGTCCGAGGCCGCACCTCGCGAGTCGTCCCCGCGGTCGGCGATCCGCTGGTGGGAACGGGTCGGCTGA